The region TTGTTGGGTAAATCATTACCCAGGTAAAAGAGGCAGTGATGGGGGTTAGCGCTGATGTTCAGTGCTATCTGGGTAAGTCTGGCTATGCCAGAGGGCTGCCCTaaggttatccaggtaactttgcctttagccagatatgttcagAGGAATAAGTAACTGGGTATGTTCCACTGTTAATCAGTGTAAAATTATCCAGGTGACTTTAAGCCAGGTAATCAGTATGCACCTGTGTGTTCTGAAGGTAAAACCCTTCCTATGTATCTGATTTGCTAGAAAATCTTCCTCTATCTATATGTTATGGTAGGAAAGCTATGTTGAAGCACTGTTTTGCCGTTGTAGGGCAGTATAATAGCTGCTGAGGACAGAGGCAGACGTAAtataacgggctgatacagtcaaagtcgcgggagagcgactttgggtaggcgctaatttctgaaagtaaaatgtgcggcttggctgcacattttacttactgaattgcgcgggaataactaatagggccattaacatgcatttgcatgttgcgggcgctattagtttcgggggggggggggtgtttggccgcgcgtttttgacgcgctattaccccttactgaataagggctaaagctagcgcgtcgaaaacgcgcggccaaacgcactgtactgtatcggcccgatactgCAGGACATCTTGCTGTCTGGGTGCGGTTTGGGACACCCTCTAAATATCAGGACAGCTGGCACTCTGCTGCCCTACTGACCCACGGTTACCCTCTCTTGCTGATCACAGATTGCGGCGTGTCGTCCAAGGCTGCGAGCAGTAGAATCGTGGGAGGATCGCCGGCCTCTCTAGGGCAGTATCCATGGCAGGTCAGCCTCCAGTTCAGGGGGAAGCACTACTGCGGCGGCTCCATCATTACCCCCTACTGGATAGTAACAGCGGCTCACTGCGTGGAAGGGTAAGAGAGGAAAGAACCGCCGGCAGTGTCCCTGGTgccaagccggggggggggggtgggtggggatcTTTCGGGAGTGTTTGGGTTCTGTCACTTTTACCTGACCGTGAGCTATGGCGGATCGAGGACATGTTCTCCCACTCTGCTTGCAGGTGCCATCAATTTTATTTCAGAGGTGGGAGGATGCAGATTTATCACAACATAACCAGGATGACCCCCAAATGAATTTCAGAGAGAACTGAATAAAGGTGGCTCCTGCCAAAGCAATGGTCCCCCCACCCAACACTGCATAAAATCCTTTTCCCAACCCTTAGCATCCTCTCTGCCTGTCCCATGCCTGGAtcatcccccacacacacacacacactgttttcAGTAAGAGGTTGTCCCACCCATCCAGCATGGGACAGTGTAACAGTTTCAAACAATAGGGCTGGAGGCTTTAAGCAGGCAGCTGAGCAGTGGGGGATAAGTCAGGAGGCTATGCAAAGAGACGGCAGACAATGGAAGTTAATGGCCTGTTAATGGCTTCATTCAGGCTGCTTGCTAGAATGAATCATTTATTTAAACTGGTTTATCTGTTCAATTAAGCAAGCTATTTATCCTGTAAGAGAGGGAACAGGACTAAGGATTATCCACTTCTGGAAAGGAACAAAGTGACAAATCAGCTATCACTAGCGTGTGAGTGTTGGGGTCCCTGATTTAAGCAGAAGTCACTAAGGGCCCCGATGGAATAAGATAGgagtaacaacaaaaaaaaaaaatagtacaccATATTTCAGTGAGCATTTGTATAACGTGCTCACTATGAAAAAAAGTTAATTCTCAATGCAAATACATCAGGAGTTTAGTGTTTTAAACCTAAACATGTGCACAAAAAATTACTCGTGCACATAACCAAGATTTAGGGACACAACCTATGTTTTGTACTCATAAATCTTGGTTAATGTGCACAAAAAGTGTCCAGGCTGTAGCCATGGTTGGTGCTCATTGTGCAGAAACCAGGATTTGTGTGCTTAGAAGTTCTGCttataaaatgaatgcacacaaaACAAGCTTGGAGCACACTTTTATGCGTCTAATCTGTACGCACAAAACATGAGTTATGCTCCTAAAAGTTGTGTTGCAGAAAATTTGTGCTCTTAAGTTGCGCACAGAAAACCCACATAaatccatgttttctgcacatagaTTGCGAGTACAGGAAGAACTCCAGGCTCAGCCCCATGGATCAACACTAaccccagaaactttactccagctCTCGCCAGGAGTTGTTTTCTTAATGCTGAAAAGCTAGCGCACCTCTCCGTTGCTAGGAGTAAATAATACCTAATgattagcatgggatttgcagGGAGGAGcattcatttgtgcatgcagcatTATTCGGGTTTGTACGCCAAACTTTTTGTTACATCAGGCGTGCAGATCTGCACACAAATGTGCGTAGAACCACATTCTGGTGAGTGTGCACAGCCAAACACACCTTATTGCATCTGGGCCTAGGGAAGGAATCCACAAAGCAATAACACGCCTGCACAGTAGAATGAATAAGGGGAATGACCAAATGTACAGGGGGAAGGACTCGAGAGTGACAAAAGCGAACAAAATAAATGGATTTCTCAGGAGGCAGCCTGCTGGCTTGACTGCACAGCTGTGGCACAGGGTTTGCATCttatcagctggggggggggggggtgtcacaggtCTTGGGATAATTGTGGAGGTGATGGGTGGCAAGGTGCGGTCTCCGTTAGAATAGCTGCAATGTGGAGCTGAGTCTTGTTGTATGCTTCCCTCTTCTACCCTCATCCAGCAGGGACATTTGTTTCAGGAGGAAGGGAAAATGAAATtctgaatgagaaaaaaaaaaagtgaacgaAGAGCTGAAATGGATGCACTCTATTCTAGAAAGAATGATCAGTCCAAATCATTGCTCAGTCAATCCAGAATCATAAACTCCAGGTTAGATTCCCATGGATGAAGCTCATCTCCTCTGCTGGGAAGTCTCCCTAATCTGCAAAGCAGTAGGAGAGGCCTAGTCCTAGTCCTCGTGCAATCCTGCCCAGATATGCATGTTCCTTAAATATTACAGCCAGGAGGGACATTTTGATGATGCGGCCTTCGTATTCCGTGCTGCAGGGAATGTGCTGCTTGATATGTCCTGTCCCACGGCGAGGATGCATGGGCACGCTGCCAGGGTTGCAGGGTCCCTGGCACCTAACGTTTCCCACAAAGAAGCGTTCCACTGCTTGCATTTCACTACATGGAAATCTACAAAGGGCACCCCTGTTTAGAAAACTGTTGGTGCACTGCCATACAGGAGAGCGAGTCGGGCTTCTGCtgctgcggggaggggggggggggcggcagtcACAGTCCCTGGGCAAAGGGACTCCCAGCACAACTGGCAGCTCCACATGGATAGGTGTTATTACGTTCTGCTCGGAGGCCCCTGCTGAGCATTGCCTTTGTGATCACTGGGTTAGATGGACTGAGGAAACCTTCGCCCCCCCTCTCAAGGTTGGGGTCAGAGTCCAATGTCAGTTGTACCATAAATCCCCTAAAAGAGCAGGAGAGAACTCCTGGgctaaaaacataattaaaataactcttcccccccccccccaagaaactcCTAGTAAATGCGCATCGGATGCGGTCTCCTTGCACTATAAACTGCAGCATATCCCAATGTCCATTATCATTGGATTAATctcctggggtgggggaaggaggtaCATGATCTTTTGACAAGAGAAATTCATCCACGCTCCCGAGTCACAAGGTTTCAAATGGCCAGACTCCATAGACTGGCAGAGATTCAGATTTGGCATCCAGAACCAGCTGGCTGAGAAAGCTGGGCTGGGCATCAGCAGAGCCGGCTCTGGCGCAGGACACCCCAGGAAAAGAAACAccgcctcctgactcccacagcTGTTGCAATGCtgctgaaggggagggggaggacaaaGCAGGAATGACAGCCAGGGGGGAGGTTCAGAGGCAGGAGAGCATGGGTGATGGGGAGAGAGCTGAGAGACATTCCTGTTGATGTACTGAAACGAATGGCACTACATTTCATTTCTGCACTAACACTCCAGCCTAAAGACACGGAGGGTGTGGGgattttagctggctaaattttccTTTATGATTTGTAAATGTCACTTATCAGTTGAGGCTGTAAAGTAAAATCCTACATGTGTGTGGATATGTGTGGACATGCCGATATTTCTGTACTTTTGGAGTGTGTACATGTTTGTGTTTCTGTGTATGAAACATGAAAGTGtgtatgttttgtgtgtgtgcaagtcTGTGAACCATTCTGTgatagatttttgtttgttttttggttgtcTAATGCCTGTGCATcactatgtgtgtgtatgttgtgtgtgTGCAAGTCTGTGAACCATTCTGTgatagatttttgttttttggttgtcTAATGCCTGTGCAtcactatgtgtgtgtgtgtatgtgcacgcaCACATGTCCCCTTCTTGTTAAATACTAATTTTGTATGCTATTAAAGCTGCAGACtgacttttctcttttccttgcAGAAACCTTGGCACTGCATCCTCCTGGATGGTTTACCCGGGCTTCCTGTACATTTCTCAGATGACCAGCAACAATGGTTATGCAGTGGATAAAATCATCTCCCGTGCGGATTATGATTCAGATACCAAGAACAATGACATCGCCCTCATGAAGCTCCGCTCTCCACTTGCATTCACCGGTGAGTACCATGTCCAGGTCACTATATGCACCTGGGTTAGATGTTCCCCCTACTCACTAGTGCTTCTGTAAACATGGTGCCGACCGTTCCAAAATGCAGACTGTGGCATCCTACTGTGATTGGCATCCTCCAGAtcagctccatcaaggtcaaCATTCAATGGCCAGCACAGTCCTTATCATCCAGTCTTCTCTTACAGTTAATATCCGACCTGTTTGCTTACCCAACTTCGAGATGCTATGGGAAGCACCGAAAGTGTGTTGGATATCTGGATGGGGAGCTACCTATGACGGAGGTAAGAGCAAGATTCCACCAGTAAAAATCTTCCTTCATGAGGCCAGTAGAGAGATTTTAGAGCAAGTGCCTCaacttaatttttaaaaataaataatgactgaactggttaaactggacTCGTTCTGCACTAGTGTGAAGGATGCTTTGCTTTCAATAGGTTTAAATCCTTCTCCTTTCTAATCTCAGGGGGTGACTCAAGATTCAGTGATGGTCTAGCCCCTCTGATAAGGTCCTGGAATAAGTTTGAGCTGCCTTGGGCATGTAAAAAGATCAATAAGGTCCTTAAAGAAGAATTATTTTAATGCTGCAAACACTTATTACACCTCCTAGAAATCCTTCTGGCTGTTATAAACCACCTGCTAGGATTTTTGAAGTGTCTTCAGCTGCTGAGCACAAGATGGATCCACACAGAGCTTCAGAGCTGCAGTTTAGAAGTCGATTTACtagcaaactttctttttttcttttttttttaaatagagtaGTATCCAGCTAGTAAGGTTGTCTCCACTGAGTGGAAGCTAAGATCTCTGATGCAAGTGCATTGCAGTCAGGAAAGTTTTAGGTGGGAGGCAGTGGGAAAAGTAGTTTTAATGGCTCAATAAAAGTGAGTCTCTCTCGCTCTTTAAGCCCGGGAATTAGCAGACTGATTCTAAATGATGAAAAATAATGGACTTTTGTTCACTTTCATGCATTTACTGAGAGAGGCTTGGCTGGTTTGGTGGATTGTTTGGGTAAATGAGGCACAATCAGATGGTTCTGAATTTATCCCCACAGGTTCTTCTTCTTCTACCTTGATGGCAATCTctgtgccattgatcagcccgtCACAGTGTAACGCACGAAGCGTGTACGATGGCTCCATCACTGACTCCATGGTCTGTGCCGGCTACCTCCAGGGAGGGAAGGACTCCTGCCAGGTAAGGGAACCGCGTCTGGCGCCGCGGCTCATCTTAATTTTGTGCCGACCTGGCGATTCTGCAGCTGATGAATGCAGGCGTGGGGCTGTGGTGTTACCGGTGCTCGGGCGTTATGTACCTCTTCGTTCTTGTGCAAAGGAGAAGTATTGAGGGGGAAGCCCATTTTCTCTATTCGCTGCAAATTTCGCAGACCCCTCTCAGTCTCTGGTTTTGCCTTGGCCTTTCCCACCAGTAAAAGACTCTatgtacttatcccatgcttccttgaattgTTATTTCTGTACCCTCCACCGAGAGGCtgtgccatgcatccaccaccctttctttcAAGACGTATTTGCTGATGTCTATTCTTTTTAACCTCACactgtgacctcttgttctacaatttcctttccactgaaaaatgtttgctgcttgtgcattatttatgccTTTTGAGGAATCTGAATGACTCTCTCTTGTTCCCTTCTCTTGGGCATACACTTTTAGGTCTTTAAGTCTCACCTCGTAGGCTTTATGGTGCAGACTTCAACCCATTTAGCTAACTCTCCTCTGGGTTGCCGCTAATATTTTAATAATAATTATACCTCCCGCACACACGCACAAATAATTCTCAGGGGTTAAATGTAGTATTGCAGCTCCgtaaaaatgaaatgagattttACACAGCACGGTGTTTCCACTGACGTGGGGGCTACAGTCCCTCTAGTACTTGAGACTGGACTAGGCCTACGTCTCTTACCCTCTGTTGCCAGGTTACCTCCTGTTGCTGTAGTGATGTCTCCTCTTGGCTTTGGTTTGCGACTCCAAGAGAAGCTGCAGAGTCTCCTGGGAGGGTAGTTCTTCAGCTGAGAAACACACAGGCGAGGTGTGGAAGCAGAGAGTCTGTATAGTGCTTGCCTTGTACACGGTCCTTGCAGCCTCCTgacaggctggagcaggaatATCTGAACGCCTCAGATGTGTGCAGTAAATACCCAGAGCAAACCAGGTTCCTCCTGCATGGTGTCCTGGCAGGACGTCaatatatattttcaaaatgcAGGCATCCTGTTACAGAAAACAGCCttcattttgtttattcatttgctCAGTTGTCTTTTTACCAGGGCCCTCCCTGTTCTGGAAAAGATCACTGCTTGCTCCAGTAGTTGTTTTGCAGGGGCCTTCTGTGAAGGAATTGGGCTAGGAATGGGGTTATGAGGTTAGAACAGAATGGACAGTTTAAACGCTAGGTTACAAGAACCACTTTTAATAAGGGTGTCCCTTTTATGTAtgaattgtttatattttttctttgttgcCTCTTGACACCAGTTATCTGTGGAGAGTTAGTAACTGCTATCCACTGTAACTCGCTTTTACTGTCACGGGTATAAGCCTTGTGCGCATATGTCCATGTGTGTATTCCACAGACTTGTGCACATAATTCCACTTGGAAAATTTGGACTGTATGCAGGGTTATAAAATTATCTTCGCTACGTCCAAGTGAAAAACAGCCAGGGGAGTGGGTGAGGGTGCAGGAGTTTTCGTATGAAAACATCAAGGAACGATATAggcaaactaatgcacatccctaccttttaAAGGATGGCTAGGGGTCATAGTCACCAGTAGTTCCACAATCTCCCCTCCCGCCATGCTGGGACATTGGGTCAATACTGGCTGAAAGGGAAGAGTATCTATACAACTTGTCCACATCATCCTTCACAGATCGTCCAACAAAGCCCTGACCAGAACTccctctccctgttttttttctgtgctttccCAAGCATGGGAGTTCAGGGCAGTGTGACACGGAGTTTGCTGAATCTTGCAGGCCAGAGAAATTAGTTTGTTGCATCCTGTCCATGATGGTTGAAGAAGGAGTTTGCAGCCTGTGTGTCTTGTGCACTCTCTGACACACAGTAAGTCTGTAGGTAGATGAGGAGCTTTGTGAACATGGAGTACGCTCTCACGTGATGCAAAGGCGTGCACTGAGCTCCATGAGACTTAAGGAATAGTAAAGGAACTGATGCctctgtttttttgcctttttatagagggcaattttcaaaaagccatttacatgggtaggTTCCAATTTATCCTGGTAAAACTGTCTGTCCTTAACCTGACTAAAAGGATGCACTGGGTTCCAAAATGGgcctacttttagctgcattaggACTGGGtggaaaatgaatgcacagaGAATGCGTTTTCAGatctgcatagattttatttTCCTTGCGGAAAGCACCCAAAGGAAAAAGCAGGGGCAAATATCCGTGGGTTCATTGCACTCTCGGCagctttcaaagtgaaagtgtgcagctgtgttccctttgaaaattggcacaaAGACTGCAGATAAAATGTTCCCCCAGACTTTAGCAGCTTTGTCCCCATAATATCAGCTCTAGGTATATTTGACAGAATCACTCTGGTACTGGTGATGCCATTAATCCCCCTCTGGTGCTTTCCTCAGGGAGACAGTGGAGGCCCCCTGGTGACTGATCTGAACTCCTTGTGGTGGCTGGTGGGCGATACCAGCTGGGGCTCTGGCTGTGCCAACGTCAACAAGCCGGGCGTTTATGGAAATGTCACCTACTTTTTGGGCTGGATTTATCAACAGATGCAGGTAAGCTTAGATCTTTACCACCCTTCTCGCTAGAAGCTGGGCCTCTAAAGATTTGTGGGTTCTCAGTACAATCTGAAGTCTTCTTTTACTATTGCTGAGAGGAAAATCTCATTCTttggggtaattttaaaatgaatttttttgcAAAATTCCAAACCTTTGTGTTGGCAAAATGTAATATATTTAAccaataaaatatcaaaacaagAATGACGAGGGATCTACAGAAAAGATCAAAAGCTATAGTTGAAAACCCACCCTTTCAATATATATAACCCCCGCAAACACacctaaaatgtttaaaatgatgaattcaaaagggcagtTAGGACATATTATTGGGCCCAGTATTCAAAGAGATCCAGTTgtctaagttatccggataacttagaagGGGTGTTCAGCTATGCTGTTgaacataactggataagttttacTTACCCGGATAAGTATAGCTATTGAGCAGTGATGACTCATGTAAATCCATGTACACAAATCTATATTTGTGTTTCAAATATAATTTCATAAAATTTTCTACTCAACTTGTGATCACCTCACAGCTTAACCTGTCCCGCCATTGATGTTTCTAGGAGTTCTGCATCATGGGATTTAAAAAGGCCAAAGCTTGTGTGTTGGAGTTTtcttaaatataaacaaaattcaCTTTCCGGAGGGGGAAtaggtgagggaaggggggggggggggaacaatatAGAAAATTGTACTGAACTACTGCAGTATGATTATAGCTGGTGGCTGGGTGCAGAGTTGTTCCTTCAATGATATTGAGATTTATGAAGTTGAAATTAAGTGATGCAGTCTGTATTTGTGTTGctgtttcaatatatatatttttttaaatcccctttCCACCAATTACACTCCAAAGACAATCACATGATCAAATGATGTCACTCATTCTCTTTTATCACAGTTCCCAAACAATTCAAAACATTGACCAATCAGTTTCAGTGTCTAAACCATGGGGAATTTCCGAAcgtgtagccaaatggactcaggaccaatgggctatggtcccctgccaacagatggagatggagtcagatttcaaagctgacatcaccctacatacatccctgcagtgacctcagcccttcagtattctctgtctctccagcagatggtggacgtacctCTCCCTCTGGGGATTGCTgtattttttggaaggagaaattctacatttaaattggagaaaaaaattgagccccgctctcctgcagtgatacctcaGAGGTGCGCCTTGGACTTGGAAgccagcatggactttgctgcttaagcagctgaaaggcagcaggtgcaggaagccgagtgcggcggtgatggccaaagcgttctccccctgtagccggagaccatctctatactcagctggtaagcgctgggCCCCAAATCAGAGACGtttggaggggttttggtaagacttctCCAGTCTCCTTGCCCGGCGCACTGTACAGATGTCTTTCCCCCATCCCATTGGGATAAGGGGAAGTGTGATTCCgagtgggttgagcggccccccgGCGGGCTAGGCCCATCTTTAGGCTTAGTCTGCACACTGTGTGGTAGGCCACGGCAGCGCCATCTTGCATGTGTCTTTGTGCATGccgtattgccctccatagaatgTCTGTATGCGCAGTGCATCAGCTCTCCACAGGCATACGTATGCGCACAACCTACTAAGAACAGAATACAGGTAAAGTTCGGCACACGGACTGTGCGTGCGCCTCGCTGCATCCCACCTAGGTGCCcgaaatctgtgcgcataaaatcTTACGCACAAGCAGACAGAACACACAGTTACCACCACCAATGGCTccgcagccaagaaacataagcgctTTTCTCTCTGcgctgtcatattagggcttcagtctgacctggattccaacttatgtcagcactgtgaggaagcccagggtgAGTTGGTCTCCCCGGACTTTGCTaggcctggctcctcccattcagaggatggattagccacagccttaactggaagtaccccggaTCTGAGAACCCCTGGGACTTggtcatccatgggagaaggaaattcagtggcacctaccccagtacctcctgggctaggcatggacccagctgccttctcttgggtggaatttttccaagccttcatacaggcgcagtctgctacctcacttgcccctgtccagacagaacctcagccagtaagccctccctctcccagtcctatagGCAGACCTCGAgcatgccttgcctcaccaagggtatccttGGCAGAGACCCGGATGGcacagatgaagaggaggatacagattccttggaagatggggaaactCCCCCTGGTTTAAATccatattggaccatgttacggtttttccatagagacggattgctggccctggtttcccagaccctgaagatgctgggagttcctgagGCAGACTCTATgccggaaccaaagaagaatcccattctgatttccctacgggaaagcctcttgcttctttccagtactggaagccatccaggacttgactgacctggaatgggatgccccagaagcaagttttaaagagggacgagcattagaagctctCTACCCACTGGATCCGGCAAGGAGAGAAcgtttgcgtttccctaaagtggatgcgctggtctgtgccatctctaagcgaacaactatcccagtggagggaggagcagccttaaaggatggCGCACAATAGATGGAtagagtccatccttaaacaggcctttgacgcagtagcaatgaccttacagattgtaCCCTGGTAGCTAGTTCATGCCTACTCCTCTCTCAGGTGGTGGATGACTTTGGGATgtattccagagtggttatggaacctgccactgcctttttagctgaAACAGGCTCAGATCAAGTCTGTACTTCGACCAGAGttgtggcctcagtggtggtggtcagacagctatggctgcagaattggtcagcggatgtaacctccaaggcaaatcttacaaagataccctttaaaggatcacttctttttgtgttgcgtccatcggtctcaagACATCTTCGCCccgtatgcctcaccttgttctcggctcctcccgcttaccttgggaaaatggctactgccgcgtctgcaagccgtcCCCGGAACGACTATggtgttgcctcccgccatgttccttccaagggcctactagggcacgtgcgctacccacgtctttattccagcattggcgtgaacctcgggggcgtccccctcaagtgacatctcgccatccgggtatatagcctgtacttgtttgctagctcattgagttagcaacagattggtcTCGGtaggtctaagctactctgccgcttccatattgccactggaagctctctctctgcccttcggggtattgactaacctgggtacctgctcctcaggggccctctgctttatttcaggtgccttactgggatcaggtactcgctccttgagggcctgctctcccagccttggtgccagtaccatctacttcagcctggtggaatcgccaacttacagctaccatctagtgagtaatctaactctgtctcatctacagcattgccttgcctgggaaacctacactggaattCCCTATTCCAacgtggtgagacgggttccgTCTGCTGAGGGTCCCGGGACtgttacctctggatcacctcactactgcaacctctggtggtacacatcaagctgtataataaaagagctaaaatctgtgcatcctgagtctagcccagtactgtggctccccatggggcccctccctgtggacgtggtcatctgccacagtacccaagaatccacccaaacaccgctaaacatAACAttttggaagcgaattggaaaagctggccagtaaatggggtgaatctccagttccccggctactagaagataagagaaagcagttacagctcCCCTTGCTATGAGGGGGTCGATCCAGGGGCTTCCGTCttcgcccctacagaaactcgacatttcagaggtctcaacCCTTTaggtggtctcagtccttttgtagtCGAAAGCCCAAGAGAGGGGTAGGCTCTGTTTCAGGTTCGTCCCGAACCCCCCAATGAAAATTTGCCAAGCCACCCTTGAAACATGGAACTAGGAGGCTGACTGTCCATCTTCTACTagcagtgggtcaagatcacttcggatATATAGGtactggaggtgatacgagaaggataagtgctggaatttcacagcactcctcgggacatatttctgatgtctccttgccactcccagcacaagaagaaGGCAGTGGAGACTCCTCTTTTAagactcctcaggatgagggctataatcccagtacttTGGCCACAGGACAATATGGGgtattattccatctatttcatcgtacccaagaaggaaggttccttttgccccatcttggacctcaagagcatcaaccaacatctacgagtgaatcatttccacatggaaaccctatgctccgtgataatggccatacaatcgGGAGAATTCTTAAcatccctggacctatccgaggcctacctacatattccaatcagTCAAGAACACAGTTTCCTACACTTTGCGGTACTGGGtagccattatcagttccgggcattGCCCTTTGGCCCAGCCACCATGTCCAGAACAttctccaagattatggtggtcatagtggtagcattgagaaaagagggaatcctggtgcacccgtacttggacgactggttgatccgaACCAAGTCTGTGGAAGATAGTTTctgggtgaccaacagggtgacttccttgcttcaggaacttggttgggtcgtaaacctggacaaaagcagtctcaagccctccctatccttggaatatctgggagtctggttctaCACCAAGCAGGACATGGTCTTCCTTCCGACCACGTGGATGAGGAATTTGATGTCCCAAGTGAGTCAGTTGATGAGCACGATATGCCTGACTGTGTATAGCTATTTACAAGTTCTCTGTTTGATGGCGGCATCCCTGGAAGTAGtgctgtgggcaagggcacacatgtgACCAGTTCAGTGCTCATTACTGCCAAG is a window of Rhinatrema bivittatum chromosome 15, aRhiBiv1.1, whole genome shotgun sequence DNA encoding:
- the TMPRSS2 gene encoding transmembrane protease serine 2, whose protein sequence is MPLTPGYDNRGFQPEYTNRYGQPGNGNYYVNYPAPSYPSAVPAYLPRVSDHHAVPASEPVTSKSLCTPKTKKTVCIVMAIVLLLAAAIVAAVLIWYFVTNSRITYMTCSSSGTRIPASQWCDGVPQCLNGEDERQCVRLYGPRFILQAYSSEKTDWLPVCQDNWNDDYGKTACNDIGYSKSTFYKREGIAAPASASFMLLNTSSGNSDLYQKLYSSKSCASGAVVALRCIDCGVSSKAASSRIVGGSPASLGQYPWQVSLQFRGKHYCGGSIITPYWIVTAAHCVEGNLGTASSWMVYPGFLYISQMTSNNGYAVDKIISRADYDSDTKNNDIALMKLRSPLAFTVNIRPVCLPNFEMLWEAPKVCWISGWGATYDGGSSSSTLMAISVPLISPSQCNARSVYDGSITDSMVCAGYLQGGKDSCQGDSGGPLVTDLNSLWWLVGDTSWGSGCANVNKPGVYGNVTYFLGWIYQQMQANR